The Crocosphaera sp. UHCC 0190 genome has a window encoding:
- a CDS encoding EAL domain-containing protein → MNYQKQSPNSRYVLVLEDSHSRRTISLEESKYYLGRHSSNSLVIHSRQVSRRHATLIRKFNRKTNQESFWILDGDLDGNKSQNGIFINGQKCLVHELKDGDLINFGCEVNASYHLVSSATISESFINQESSLSNDKTAAKQNPNLPQLSLSDPQQQSTFILEGSQLKNSGNDDTFQEQSYLDPVTELPNRILFNEYVSIAITNAQRHQNCVAILLIDIEHFSQVNDALGYTMGDHVLVAITQRLKNCLRTGDIVARWGGDEFAILVPHIKEVENLYKITQRIIKELKYPFDVQKQSQSLTTNLGVALYPKDGKDPKEILTYAETQLNYNKQLGAENLSSKNSSLSSPELSQIEDRLYQALMQKELILYYQPQLNIITEKVEGMEALIRWNHPKYGLISPQQFLPWADKTELILPLTRWILETACQQNKDWQTQKLPSVLISVNLSLYQFYHPQLVDLIDTILTTTELTPHCLELDITESSILKDTKLAYQTLTDLKKLGVSLCLDDFGIGYTAVSHLHQMPFNKIKLDVSVIKNISENSENTALVSALIALGKSFKMRVVAEGVETRQQLDALHNLHCEAMQGYRFSHPLPVKEATEFLISHAPKFF, encoded by the coding sequence ATGAATTACCAAAAACAAAGCCCGAATAGTCGTTATGTACTTGTGCTAGAAGATAGTCATTCTCGACGAACTATATCTTTGGAAGAATCTAAATACTATTTGGGTCGTCATTCTAGTAATTCTCTTGTTATTCATTCTCGTCAGGTTTCTCGAAGACACGCCACCTTAATCCGAAAGTTTAATCGGAAAACTAATCAGGAATCTTTTTGGATTCTGGATGGAGATTTAGATGGCAATAAAAGTCAAAATGGAATTTTTATTAATGGACAAAAATGTTTGGTTCATGAACTAAAAGATGGAGATTTAATTAATTTTGGCTGTGAAGTAAATGCCAGTTATCACCTTGTTTCATCGGCTACTATTTCTGAAAGTTTTATTAATCAAGAGTCTAGCTTATCCAATGACAAGACTGCGGCTAAACAAAATCCTAACTTACCCCAGTTATCCTTAAGCGATCCTCAGCAACAATCTACATTTATTTTGGAGGGTTCTCAACTTAAAAATAGTGGAAATGATGATACATTTCAGGAACAATCTTACCTCGATCCCGTCACAGAATTACCTAATCGTATTCTATTTAATGAATATGTATCCATTGCCATAACTAATGCCCAACGCCATCAAAACTGTGTGGCTATTTTATTAATTGATATCGAACATTTTAGTCAAGTAAATGATGCCTTAGGTTATACGATGGGAGATCATGTGCTGGTAGCGATCACTCAACGGTTAAAAAATTGTTTGCGGACAGGAGATATTGTCGCTCGTTGGGGAGGAGACGAATTTGCCATTCTTGTACCCCATATTAAAGAGGTAGAGAATTTATATAAAATTACGCAACGAATTATCAAAGAATTAAAATATCCTTTTGATGTACAGAAACAATCTCAATCTTTGACAACTAATTTAGGAGTTGCTCTTTATCCTAAAGATGGAAAAGATCCCAAAGAAATTTTAACTTATGCCGAAACCCAACTCAATTATAATAAACAATTGGGAGCAGAAAATCTTTCTAGTAAGAATTCTTCCCTATCTTCTCCTGAATTATCCCAAATTGAAGACAGACTTTACCAAGCTTTAATGCAAAAAGAGCTTATTTTATACTATCAACCCCAATTAAATATTATCACAGAAAAAGTCGAAGGGATGGAAGCTTTGATTCGCTGGAATCATCCCAAATATGGCTTAATTTCTCCTCAGCAATTTTTACCTTGGGCAGATAAAACAGAACTCATTCTTCCTTTAACCCGTTGGATTTTAGAAACAGCTTGTCAACAAAATAAAGACTGGCAAACCCAAAAATTACCCTCAGTTTTAATTTCCGTTAATCTTTCCCTATACCAATTTTATCATCCCCAACTGGTTGATCTGATCGATACAATTTTAACAACCACGGAACTAACCCCACACTGCTTAGAATTAGACATCACGGAATCCAGTATCTTAAAAGATACAAAATTAGCTTATCAGACTTTAACCGACTTAAAAAAACTAGGAGTCTCTCTCTGTCTGGATGATTTCGGGATCGGGTATACTGCAGTTAGTCATTTACATCAAATGCCTTTTAATAAGATCAAGCTTGATGTTTCTGTCATCAAAAATATTAGCGAAAACTCAGAAAATACAGCCCTGGTTTCTGCTTTAATCGCTTTAGGAAAAAGTTTTAAAATGAGGGTAGTTGCTGAAGGGGTAGAAACCCGACAACAACTCGATGCTTTACATAATTTGCATTGTGAAGCCATGCAAGGCTATCGTTTTAGTCATCCCCTTCCAGTGAAAGAAGCCACAGAATTCTTAATTTCTCATGCTCCTAAATTCTTTTAA
- a CDS encoding EAL domain-containing protein, protein MNTLSSFRHILVIEDQKARRIIALEEPTYTIGRESNNDIVIYERVVSRHHATLVRIKPTPRLDHYSYRILDGDLEGNRSTNGLLINGKINESHNLKHGDVVIFGPKAKASYYIISTALEIDLFNPLDPQQLTAEKIVETMINEDNSKSTLIREEDLQERDRDDLVRLASFPELSPNPIVEIDFAGNLTYLNPAASIKFQTIGEEKLKHPVLAGLLSEVQNIQGNLLLREVLVGSEIFEQYVHYLSDHQLIRSYLFDVTARKQAEKQLKYRAFYDTLTDLPNRTYFDDKLDIALVKARQEDHLMAVLFLDLDCFKNINDTLGHGIGDQLLKHFAKRLNSCVRNHDLVARWGGDEFTLLLPQINSPEDTVNLSQRILDELKQPFEISGHQLYVKTSIGIAIYPQDGTDAETLLKNADAALYRAKERGRNHYRFYSSTMTSKASLLLKLENLLYQALEAEEFCLNYQPQLKLKNNKISGMEALLRWYHPELGHVSPVKLIPLAEKTDLIIPISLWVLKTACQQNKNWQKSGLPAVPIAVNLSARQFQQPNLVEMVSQVLEETGLDPHFLDLEITETAIMQNLDFSQETLQKLRALGVQISLDDFGTGYSSLGYLQKFPVTTLKIDQSFIQTLQNKPQNTAIVSAIIALGKSFDLRVVAEGVETLQELEFLQRLNCEEIQGFWFSRPLKPEDATAFLEQI, encoded by the coding sequence ATGAACACCTTATCATCCTTTCGCCATATTTTGGTCATTGAGGATCAAAAAGCGCGACGTATTATTGCCCTTGAAGAGCCTACTTATACCATTGGCCGAGAGTCTAATAATGACATTGTGATTTATGAACGGGTTGTTTCCCGTCATCATGCCACCCTGGTACGCATTAAACCGACTCCTCGACTCGATCACTATTCCTATCGTATTCTTGATGGAGATTTAGAAGGAAATCGTAGCACTAATGGATTACTAATTAATGGGAAAATCAATGAGTCCCATAATCTTAAACATGGTGATGTGGTCATCTTTGGACCAAAAGCTAAGGCAAGTTATTATATTATTTCGACGGCCTTAGAGATTGATTTATTTAATCCTCTTGATCCCCAACAATTGACGGCTGAGAAAATTGTTGAAACCATGATCAATGAAGATAATAGTAAGTCAACCTTGATTCGTGAAGAAGATCTTCAAGAGCGCGATCGGGATGATTTGGTGAGATTAGCGTCTTTTCCTGAATTAAGCCCTAATCCCATTGTAGAAATTGATTTTGCGGGTAATTTAACTTATCTAAATCCAGCAGCTAGTATTAAGTTTCAAACCATTGGAGAAGAAAAATTAAAGCATCCAGTTTTAGCCGGATTATTGTCAGAAGTTCAGAATATTCAAGGGAATTTATTATTGCGGGAAGTTCTGGTTGGCTCAGAGATTTTTGAACAATATGTTCATTATCTTTCAGATCATCAATTAATTAGAAGTTACTTATTTGATGTAACGGCTCGTAAACAAGCAGAAAAACAGTTAAAATATCGAGCATTTTATGATACATTAACTGATTTGCCAAATCGAACTTATTTTGATGATAAATTAGATATTGCTCTGGTCAAAGCTCGGCAAGAAGATCATTTAATGGCTGTGCTTTTTTTGGATTTAGATTGTTTTAAAAATATTAATGATACTTTGGGTCATGGAATTGGCGATCAATTGCTAAAACACTTTGCTAAAAGACTTAATTCTTGTGTACGAAATCATGATTTAGTTGCCCGTTGGGGAGGGGATGAATTCACCTTATTACTTCCTCAAATTAATAGTCCAGAAGATACGGTAAATCTATCACAGCGCATTCTTGATGAACTGAAACAACCTTTTGAAATTTCCGGCCATCAACTCTATGTTAAAACCAGTATTGGTATCGCTATTTATCCTCAAGATGGAACCGACGCAGAAACCTTATTAAAAAATGCAGATGCGGCCCTTTATCGAGCCAAGGAACGGGGACGAAATCATTATCGTTTCTACAGTTCAACCATGACTTCAAAAGCTTCTCTTTTATTAAAACTAGAAAACCTTTTATATCAAGCATTAGAAGCAGAAGAATTTTGTTTAAATTATCAACCTCAATTAAAGTTGAAAAACAATAAAATTAGCGGAATGGAAGCTCTTTTGCGGTGGTATCATCCCGAATTAGGTCATGTTTCTCCCGTGAAATTAATTCCTCTTGCAGAAAAAACTGATCTGATTATTCCCATTAGTTTATGGGTCTTAAAAACCGCTTGCCAACAAAATAAAAATTGGCAAAAATCAGGTTTACCTGCGGTTCCTATTGCGGTTAATCTTTCCGCCAGACAATTTCAACAACCAAATTTAGTAGAAATGGTGAGTCAGGTATTAGAAGAAACTGGGTTAGATCCCCATTTCTTAGACTTAGAAATTACCGAGACAGCAATTATGCAAAATCTTGACTTTTCTCAGGAAACTTTGCAGAAGTTACGGGCCTTGGGGGTGCAAATTTCTTTAGACGATTTTGGAACTGGTTATTCTTCTTTAGGCTATTTACAAAAATTTCCCGTTACTACCTTAAAAATTGACCAATCTTTTATTCAAACCTTACAAAATAAACCTCAAAATACAGCGATTGTTTCGGCAATTATTGCTTTAGGAAAAAGCTTTGATTTAAGGGTAGTTGCTGAAGGGGTAGAAACCTTACAAGAACTAGAATTCTTACAAAGACTCAATTGTGAAGAAATTCAAGGATTTTGGTTTAGTCGTCCCCTCAAACCAGAAGATGCAACGGCTTTTTTGGAGCAGATTTGA
- a CDS encoding EAL domain-containing protein — MSNASEVRHLLVVADQKSRRIVSLTDNTYSIGRDPNSNILLYDRQVSRHHATLLRVTDHQSEQPCYRIIDGNLQGKRSTNGIAVNGKYCLSHELKPGDLIRFGNKSQANYHIIANSAELDSLKDSDQDSQLLEESLGLDDFPSDAGMLALDELFLEDDPDEPQTMAFKKTVDPKGINYLKNVSSLADSNPNPIIEIDLQSKITYLNAAAKMKFSDLSQLQLTHPILQGLGGGKSSQEGTSFVREVQVEQAFFEQHIHYLTENQSIRTYLFEITKYRKREAKLNAGKDRYRLFVEQATEGILAIDLETKHIIEANQAYCHLLGYTSAEIIGISLYQLIETEREILTEQLQTVTPETPYIIKESLHRHQDGSLIPVAGKISLTTYQGQEIFCFVVRDIRERKQEEEQLQYQLLHDPLTNLPNRELFNQQLAVALAHAERHQHLLAVIFIDIDSFTHINNTLGHSIGDRVLQSFGERLSSCVRGGDTVTRWGSDEFVLLLPQIKNTEDTVKLVQRIFENLQRPFIIDDHRLQIKCSVGIAIYPQDGDNGETLLKNADAALYRTKEQGRSHYQFYSPNLTAEAEVLLRLEGLLHQALEKKQFHLHYQPQLRLNTGQIVAMEALLRWESPAFGLIMPQKFLPLTEKTDLILHLSKWVLKTACQQNLSWQKDGLPPIPVTVNLSAREFQQPHLATVVASVLNETGLDPQWLELELTELTLRQNLNLARKTLQDLQNLGVRIALDDFGKGFSSLGYLKQFSFRTLKLHQAFIRDLRGTSEELGLISAILAIGKGFNLRVVAEGVETKEQLEILQNLNCEEIQGYWFSRPLPTKDATELLGKIARESNGHLKKLMPSSIIDC; from the coding sequence ATGAGTAATGCCTCAGAAGTCCGTCACCTGCTAGTTGTCGCCGATCAGAAATCAAGACGTATTGTTTCCTTAACGGACAATACCTATTCCATCGGTCGAGATCCTAATAGTAATATTTTGTTATATGATCGCCAAGTGTCTCGCCATCATGCCACCTTATTGCGAGTTACTGATCACCAAAGTGAACAACCTTGTTATCGCATTATTGATGGTAATTTACAAGGGAAAAGAAGTACCAATGGTATCGCCGTTAATGGAAAATATTGTCTTTCCCATGAGTTAAAACCAGGGGATCTCATTCGTTTTGGCAATAAATCCCAAGCCAATTACCATATTATTGCTAATTCGGCTGAACTTGATTCATTAAAAGATTCCGATCAAGATAGTCAATTACTTGAGGAGTCTCTAGGATTAGACGATTTTCCTTCCGATGCAGGAATGCTCGCCCTCGATGAGCTTTTTCTAGAGGATGATCCCGATGAACCCCAAACTATGGCCTTTAAAAAAACGGTCGATCCCAAGGGAATAAATTACCTCAAAAATGTCTCTTCTCTAGCGGATTCTAATCCTAATCCTATCATTGAAATAGATTTACAAAGCAAGATTACTTATCTTAATGCTGCGGCTAAAATGAAGTTTTCCGATCTGTCCCAATTGCAATTAACCCATCCCATTCTTCAGGGACTTGGGGGGGGTAAATCTTCCCAAGAGGGAACTTCTTTTGTCCGAGAAGTCCAAGTCGAGCAAGCATTTTTTGAACAGCATATTCATTATTTAACAGAAAATCAATCGATTAGAACCTATCTTTTTGAAATTACTAAATATCGAAAACGGGAAGCCAAATTAAATGCAGGTAAAGATCGCTATCGTCTTTTTGTGGAACAAGCAACAGAAGGCATTTTAGCCATCGATCTCGAAACCAAACATATTATTGAAGCGAATCAAGCTTATTGTCATCTCTTAGGCTACACCAGTGCAGAAATTATTGGGATTAGTCTTTATCAACTCATTGAAACAGAACGAGAAATTCTCACTGAACAATTGCAGACTGTCACTCCAGAAACTCCCTATATCATTAAAGAATCTCTCCATCGTCATCAAGATGGTTCCTTAATTCCTGTTGCTGGAAAAATTAGTTTGACTACCTATCAAGGACAGGAAATTTTCTGTTTTGTTGTCCGTGATATTCGGGAACGGAAGCAGGAAGAAGAACAACTCCAATATCAATTATTACATGATCCTCTAACTAATTTACCCAACCGGGAATTATTTAACCAACAATTGGCGGTGGCCTTAGCTCATGCCGAACGTCATCAGCATCTGTTAGCGGTTATTTTTATTGATATTGACTCCTTTACTCATATTAATAATACCCTGGGTCATTCTATCGGCGATCGCGTCCTCCAAAGCTTTGGAGAAAGACTAAGTTCCTGTGTTCGAGGTGGAGATACTGTCACTCGTTGGGGAAGTGATGAATTTGTTTTATTACTACCACAAATTAAAAATACAGAGGATACCGTAAAATTAGTCCAACGGATTTTTGAAAATCTACAACGTCCTTTTATTATTGATGATCATCGACTGCAAATTAAATGTAGTGTGGGTATTGCTATTTATCCTCAAGATGGGGACAATGGGGAAACATTGCTGAAAAATGCTGATGCGGCTCTCTATCGCACCAAAGAACAAGGACGAAGCCATTATCAATTTTATAGTCCCAATTTAACCGCAGAAGCTGAGGTTTTATTGCGTCTTGAAGGGTTGCTACATCAAGCATTAGAGAAAAAACAGTTTCATCTCCATTATCAGCCTCAATTGCGCTTAAATACAGGGCAAATTGTGGCAATGGAGGCTTTATTGCGTTGGGAAAGCCCGGCTTTTGGTCTAATTATGCCCCAAAAATTCTTACCCCTCACGGAAAAAACAGACCTTATTTTACATCTGAGTAAGTGGGTTCTCAAAACTGCTTGTCAACAAAATCTTTCTTGGCAAAAAGATGGTTTACCCCCTATTCCTGTGACAGTTAACCTCTCAGCGCGGGAATTTCAACAACCCCATTTAGCGACGGTGGTGGCCAGTGTGTTAAATGAAACGGGACTAGATCCCCAATGGCTAGAGTTAGAATTAACGGAATTAACCTTACGGCAAAATTTGAACTTAGCCCGCAAAACCCTACAAGATTTACAAAATTTAGGGGTTCGTATTGCTCTTGATGATTTTGGTAAGGGTTTCTCTTCTTTGGGTTATCTCAAACAATTTTCTTTCCGCACTTTAAAGCTTCATCAAGCCTTTATTCGAGATCTACGGGGAACCTCGGAAGAATTGGGACTCATTTCTGCTATTTTAGCCATTGGCAAGGGGTTTAATCTGCGTGTTGTTGCTGAAGGTGTGGAAACCAAAGAACAGTTGGAAATCTTGCAAAATCTCAATTGTGAAGAGATTCAAGGCTATTGGTTTAGTCGTCCCTTACCGACAAAAGACGCAACGGAACTATTAGGTAAAATTGCCAGGGAAAGTAACGGCCATCTAAAAAAATTGATGCCTTCATCGATTATTGATTGTTAG